GCTATTCGTCATTATAAACAGGAACGAGTAGTATACCTTGGATGGATTACTTCATTCATCCTTGTTACACTTCAAGCGATCGTAGGAATTTTAGTTGTATATACAAACGCTAGTCTTACAATGGCATTACTACACTCTCTCTTTATTTCATGTCTCTTTGCTGTATTATGTTATTTAGTCATGTTGGGAACAAGAAGTAAAGTAAATGCAAAACAAACGACATCAACAGAAAACAAACGATTCTTTTCATAAAGAAAACGAGCTGCTTTATCGCAGCTCGTTTTCTTTATGTTTATTATTTACAACGACGAATCCATGTTAGAAAAATTCAACTGACTTGTAGTTGTTTTTATCATTATTGTTCCAGTTCAATTAATAAATCTCCTGTTTGAATTGCATCTCCATCTTTCACGTACACTTTCTTCACTTTTCCATTAAACGGCGCTTGAACAGTTGTTTCCATTTTCATTGCTTCTGTAATTGCCATGGAATCACCTTTTTTGACTTCATCGCCTTCATTCACAACAACTTTAATAACTGTCCCTGGCATTGTTGCACTAATGTGATTTGGATTCTCGCGATTTCCTTTCACTCGTTGTGCAACTGTCGCCTTAATACTTTCATCCTTCACAACAATTTCACGAGGTTGTCCATTAAATTCAAAGTAAAGTACACGCGTTCCATCTGGTTGTGGTTCTCCAATTGAAACTAATTTCACCATCAATGTTTTACCTCGTTCAATTTCAACACCGATTTCTTCTCCAAGTCTCATACCATGGAAGAATGTTGGAGTATCCAGCACAGATACATCTCCATAAAGCCCTGCAACCTTCTCATAATCCATAAATACTTTTGGATATAACGCATATGCGACAACATCAAAAATTGTTACTTCGCGTCCTAGCTTATGGAATAACTCTTCTTTTAAAGCTTCAAAGTCCACGGGTTCTAATAATTCACCTGGTCTTACAGTTAACGGCTCTTTTCCTTTTAAGATAATTTTTTGTAATTCTTTTGGAAAACCACCATATGGCTGTCCAAGGTCACCAGAGAACATCTCAACAACTGAGCTTGGGAAATCTAAAGCATGACCACGTTCAAAAATGTCTTGTTCTGTCAGATGGTTTTGTACCATAAACAATGCCATATCCCCAACAACTTTTGATGACGGTGTTACCTTTACAATATCTCCGAACATATCATTCACGCGGCGATACATCACTTTTACTTCATCGAAACGATCTCCTAATCCAACTGCTTTCGCTTGTTGTTGCAAGTTACTATACTGACCGCCTGGCATTTCATGCATATATACCTCAGTATGTGGAGCATTCATACCACTTTCAAACGGAGCATAATATTTTCGTATATCTTCCCAGTAATGAGAAAGTTTTTCTAACGATTGAATATTGACATCTGGTTGTCTTTCATTTCCACCTAATGCGTAGTATAACGTATTTACACTTGGCTGTGACGTTAAGCCTGCCATAGAGCTTACTGCTACATCGACAATATCAACACCAGCTTCAATTGCTTTCGTATACGTTAAGATACCATTTCCACTCGTATCATGTGTATGAAGGTGAATTGGAATTGATACTGTGTCTTTTAAAGCTGAAACGAGGTCATAAGCCGCATTTGGCTTTAATAAGCCAGCCATATCTTTAATACCTAAAATATGAGCACCAGATGCTTCTAGTTCTTTTGCTAAGTCTTTATAGTATTGTAAATCGTATTTACTGCGCATTGGGTCATGAATATCCCCTGTATAGCACATTGTTGCTTCCGCAATCTTACCGCTATCTCGTACAGCATTAATAGCAATGCTCATACCTTCAACCCAGTTTAAACTATCAAATATGCGGAAAACATCAATACCAGCTTGCGCGGAACATTCTACAAACTTTTGAATGAGATTATCGGGATAGTTTTTGTAACCCACTGCATTTGCTGAACGAAGTAACATTTGGAATAATACATTCGGCATACTTTCACGAAGTTGCAGTAATCGTTCCCATGGATCTTCTTTCAAGAAACGGTATGCCACATCAAATGTAGCTCCTCCCCACATCTCTGTAGAGAATAAATTTGGTAACATTCTCGCCGTCGGCTCAGCAATTTGCATTAAATCCTTCGTACGAACACGCGTTGCTAATAGAGATTGATGGGCATCACGGAATGTTGTATCTGTTAACAATACACGTTTTTGATCTTGTACCCATTTTACAAGGCCATCTGCCCCATGCTTATCTAAAATTTGTTTTGTACCTGTTTGGATTGGTTCATAATGTTTTACATTTGGTATACGTGCATCTGGGAAAATCGGCTTTTCTTTTTTTCCTACTCCTGGGAAACCATTTACCGTTACTGTCCCGATATAGCTTAACATTTTTGTACCACGGTCTTTACGTTTCGGGAATACAAATAATTCAGGTGATGCATCTATAAATGATGTGTCATATTCTCCTGATAAGAAATTTTTATGCTTCACTACATTCTCTAAGAATGGAATATTTGTTTTAATACCACGAATACGGAATTCTTTTAAGTTACGCTCCATTTTTGCAGCAGCTTGTTCAAATGTAAGTGCCCAAGTTGTCACTTTTACAAGTAATGAATCATAGTACGGCGTAATAACTGCCCCTTGAAAGCTATTACCTGTGTCAAGACGAACACCGAATCCTCCCCCTGAACGGTATGCCATAATTTTTCCTGTATCAGGCATAAAGTTATTGAGCGGATCTTCTGTTGTTACACGTGATTGGATAGCATAACCATGAATGATGATATCTTCTTGTTTTGGTATGCTCATAATCTCGCTATGTAAAGTGTGGCCATCTGCAATTAAAATTTGTGATTGTACGATATCAATTCCTGTAACCATCTCTGTAATCGTATGTTCTACTTGTACACGTGGATTTACTTCGATGAAGTAAAAATCATCACCTTTCACAAGAAATTCCACCGTACCAGCATTTAAATAATTCACATTTTTTGTTAACTTCACTGCCGCCTCACAAATACGATGGCGCAGGTCATCCGAAAGTGACACACTTGGTGCAATTTCAACCACTTTTTGATGACGACGTTGTACAGAGCAATCTCGCTCATATAAATGAACGACATTTCCTTCTTCATCTGCTAATATTTGTACTTCTATATGCTTAGGCTTTTCAACAAATTTTTCAACATATACTTCATCGTTACCAAAAGCTGCTTTTGCTTCTGACTTTGCTCGATTATATGAGTCTTCCAGCTCATTATGATTACGAACAATACGCATACCTCTACCGCCACCACCAAGGGAAGCTTTAATCATAATTGGATACCCATATTTTGTCGCAAATTCTTCAACGTCTTCTAATGAATCCACAGGTCCGTCGCTACCAGGAATAACTGGAATATTTGCTAATTGCGCCTGTGTTCTTGCTTTTACCTTATCCCCAAACATATCTAGATGTTTGCTCTTCGGCCCAATAAAAATGATTCCCTCTTCTTCACAGCGTTTTGCAAATTGAATATTTTCTGATAAGAAGCCATAACCAGGATGAATCGCATCTACATTGTTATTTTTGGCAATTTCAATAATCCCTTCAATATCCAAGTAAGCATCAATCGGTTTCTTGCCTTCCCCCACTAAATAAGATTCATCCGCTTTATATCGATGATAAGAACGGCTATCTTCTTTTGAATAAATTGCAACTGTACTTAAACCAAGCTCTGCACAAGCTCTAAATACACGAATTGCAATTTCTCCACGGTTAGCTACCAATACTTTTTTAATGCGTTGCAGCTTTGTCATAATTTTCCCCTCTACTTTCCTACCACTCTAGAGATTACATAGATATACACCTTAAAGAGCGTGAAGTTCTTCACTTTCTTTTTCAATCTATATCTAGAAAGTTTTACTTTATTTTTATACATCATACCTTATTTTTCAACAAATGATAAGTTTTCTAATCAATTTGTTTCATAAAAATAGTATAGCATACCTTTCCATATTGTAACACCCTTTTTGTATAACACATTTAAATAAAAACGACATACTTTTATTGTTTAAAAACAAAAAGCATAACACTTTTACTTATAATAAAAGAGGTTACCCTAAAAATATGACTTTTAGGACAACCTCTTTTCTGGAAATTATAATGTTGTAATACTCATGATTCTTTCACTCTACTTCACCACAACAAGATGCGGTTCTCTTTTCTCTCTTTCTGATTCCACTTCACTTCGTTGTTTCTCTTGCTGTTTCACATGGCTACTTATATTACATAATATGCCCATTGCAATTAAATTCGCCGTTAAAGAACTACCACCGTAACTGACAAATGGTAAAGGTACACCAGTAAGCGGGATTACGCCCGACATACCACCAACATTAACAAACGTTTGAACACCAATTAAACTAGCAAGTCCAATTGCAATTAAACTACCAAAAGGATCTTTACATTTTTGTGCAATTCGAAATGCGCGAATGATAATAAGTAACAAACTAATTAAAACAATCGCTACCCCGATAAAACCAAGTTCCTCAGATATGATTGCCATAATAAAGTCTGTTTGTGGTTCTGGTAAATACCCATATTTTTGTATACTATTACTTAGCCCCTTACCATGTAGACCTCCTGAAGCAATGGCAACATAGGAATTTATGAGCTGAAATCCATCCCCTTGTGGATCTGCAAATGGATCAAGAAACACAGCAAAACGAGCTTTTTGGTATTCGCTAAGCATATGATTCCCTATAAAATACAGAGCAGGAATCCAAACGATGGAGGTTAATGCAAGTCGTTTTATCCATATGTTAATGCGAACGCCTGAGCAAAGGAACATACTTCCTACCATGCCCACAATTAATATATCAGTTCCTAAATCATTTTGCTTTAAAATAATAAACATGATCAAACCAACAACAAACAATGTAAGTGCGGAACCTTGAAAAACCGGCGTATCCGTCTCTTGTTTCTTTGCAAAAAAACGAGCTAATAAAATAATAACGAATATTTTCACGAATTCTGCCGGCTGTATTCCTAATATCCAGCCTCTTGCACCGTTTACCTCTTTACCAAAAACGTAAGCCGCTGCTAATAATCCTATACTTCCTAAACCCATTAATACGACAATAATTCTTTTTCTCCAAAGTCTATACGGAATAATCGAAATAAAAACGAAGACGATTCCTCCAATAGCTAAAATGAATAATTGTTTATTAAAAAAGAAGTTCGCTGGTTTATTCTTCATAATCGCAACGATGGAGCTAGCACTGTATACCATTATAACTCCCAATACACATAAAATAATAAGAGGAAGTAATAATGAATAGTCCATTCTTTTCCATATTTTTTTCATTTCATTTCCTCTTTCTATTTTCATTTTAATTATTGTTGTATTCCATATGTGTATATTGTCTTCCTGCTTTATAGACAAATAAAAAGCTCAAACTGATTCAGTTTGAGCCCCTTTATTTGAACCCGTCATCATTTTTTATTTGTAAATGCTTCATGAAGTGCTGATAATTCCCGTTCAAGCTCTCCTAACATCTCTTTTCCTTGTTCTTCAGAAATAAGATCAAGACGAACCGCAAAGTCAACCTCACGGGATAAACCAAACATTTGTGTATCTAGCACTTCTTCATATAATGGACACTGCGGCATCGTAAGGTGGTCCATTTGTACCTTAATAAGTCTTAAAATCTTCTCCGCATCCGCTTGTAGAAGGGCAAGTGCCTTTTCCTGATGATTTGTTACTGTCTCAGACGCCAAATTGATTCCCTCCGTTTCCGTCCTACTCTCCTATCCTATCTATTAATATTAGCGATAGTTTTGACAAATTGCAATAGAAACATTTTTTGTGACATCCTTGTCTAATCCTATTATACTGAAAAGTGGGAGTATAATACAAATGGGGGAACAACAATGAGCGAAATTTTGTTTATTAGTGGAAAAGTTCGTTTTCCACTTACGATTGATCCAAGCGTTTGGATCTTTGATGATCGAAAAGTAGACTTAACAACTTACTTTCATGAACCACAACAAGAAACATCTGAATTAGAAACATATTTAAAGCATACTTCTGAACATTGGGATCGAGAGATTCGTGATGGAGCAGCTTTCCCACCAATTCAAAAAAGCGTCAAAAAATTTAAAAAGGAAAAACTTATTACAGGAACTTTCGGAATGCCATTTCAACCTTTTCTTAAAAACGCGGAAGTTATGAACGGTGTGACGAAGATAAAAATAGAAACACTTCATGATGAAATTACATTGCCGCTAGAACAAGCAAAAGATGCCATTCTTGGTTTTTCAAAAGATGGGAAACCACTGAGAGAAGACGGGCCTGTTCATCTTTATTTTGGAGATGGCTCGAATCAAAATAATCCCATTCGAAATATCCGGAAATTCATAATTATATGAGTAATACTCTGTATTCCATCACAAGTGATTCTTTCCTGTTTTGACAAAAAGGAGTAGGGATAATCCCCTACTCCTTTTTACAATAAATCCGCTGCTAATTGAGCTAAATTAGACCGCTCACCTTTCACAAACTTCACATGACCGCTAATTTTTTGTTCCTTCAGTTTCTCAACCACATATGTTAAACCATTATTATATTCATCTAAATAAGGATGGTCAATTTGCTGCGGGTCTCCCATTAATACGATCTTACTCTTTTCTCCTACCCTTGTTAAAATCGTCTTCACTTCATGCTTTGTTAAGTTTTGCGCTTCATCGATAATAATAAATTGATCTGGAATACTTCTTCCTCTTATATACGTCAGTGCCTCTACTTCAATTGAGCCCATACCGGCTAATATAGCATCTAATTCTCCTGGCTTTTTTGTATTGAATAAATATTCAAGATTATCAAAAATCGGTTGCATCCACGGTCTCAACTTTTCCTCTTTTTCACCTGGCAAATAACCGATATCTTTCCCCACAGGAACAATAGGCCTTGCTACAAGGAGCTTTTTATACAATCCTAAATCTTCTGTTTGCATAAGCCCAGCAGCTAAAGCAAGCAATGTTTTCCCTGTCCCCGCTTTTCCTGTTAAAGTAACTAACGGAATATCTTCTCGCAACAACAATTCTAACCCCATAATTTGTTGTACATTGCGCGGACGTATTCCCCAAACTTGTTCATTATGAAACACTAACTTTTTCACTTTTTTCCCTGAACTATCTACAATGCCAAGTGCAGAGCTTGATCCACCAAGCGCATCTTTCATCACAATAAACTGATTGGGATAAAACGGATGATTCGCAATTTCCGATAAAGGAAGTTCTCCTTTTTCATAAAAATAATCCAATTGTACTTTTGATATGTAACCTTCTAAAAAACCTGAATATATATTCTCCACTTCAATAACTCGATCGCTTAAATAATCTTCAGCTTGCAGCCCTAAGGCATCCGCCTTTACTCTGACAAGGACATCCTTACTGACTAAAATAACCGGCTTTCCATTCTCTTTTTCTTGCTCTTCTAATGATAAATTTTTTGCCACTGCTAAAATGCGATTATCATTTGTTTTTTCTACAAAAATATCTTGCAGTTGAACAAATGAACGATGATTTAACTCAATCCGAAATGTTCCTCCATTTTCAAGAGGAATACTGTCATATAATTTTCCAAGCTCACGAAATTTATCAATTAACTTAGATACATAGCGAGCATTTCGTCCAACTTCATCCATATAGCGTTTTTTCGAATCAACCTCTTCTAATACAACTGCTGGAATCACTACTTCATTTGTTTCAAAAGAAAAAATAGATAACGGATCTTGTAAAAGTACATTCGTATCTAACACGTAGATTTTATCCAACCTGTTACCCCCTGACTCCACTTTTAAGTTTGTAGAACAAGGGTTTCATCCATAATATGGACGAACCATTGTTATAATTATATGTACCGTATAAACGAGGTAGAATCGAAATTCATATAAATTTAATTTTTCTTCCTCTTCAATTTAGAAAACAAATCAAAATTTATAACCTATAAGAAGACAAAAGTTACCTATTCACTCGCTGAAGTACATATAATCACCTTTATAATTCTTTCATACCCGTCAGCACTTGATTATCTAATTTTTTAGCCGCTCGTAAATCATATGTCTTCTCAAAAGTTGGTTCAGTAGCAAGTCTTGCCCCATAAAACATCACATCACGAACCTCTTGTATCGCTACCTCTATCACTGTTAATTTCAATGGAATTCCTTCCATCTTTTCAGTTATAAACTTTGCTTCGCCGCTTATGGAAAATACGGATTCATTCGCCATGATTGTTAATACAATTCCTGTATTGTGACGCAAATTTTCCACAATACGCGAGCGCTGATCAACAGCAAAACGAATACTTTCTTCACTCATTGCATATACCCATGAAATAGCACTTACATTAGGAATCTTTTTTTCAAAATCAACTGTAGCAACTGTAACAATATTCTCTCTACGTAAAATTCGTATTAAAGATTCTGATAATTTAAGCTCTACTACATTCGCCATATTTCCACCTCCAAGTTTTTCTTATCTTTATGATAACTTATTTTTAGAATTGCGAAAATATTATTTTTTTCCTCTATATCTCAAAAACATTGAACTTACATGATATACTTATATCGATAGAACTTGTATTGAGGTGACGAAATGAGAGTCAAATGCATGATTTGCGATAAGAAAGATAAGCTAGATGATGAAAATCCTTTGGCTAAAAAGCTTCGTAACCGCCCAATTCATACATATCTGTGTCCAGAATGTACAGAACGTATTGCAGAACGTACAATGAAACGTCACGCAACCGGAAAGTTTCATTTATACCAAGATAAAACAGTAGAAGATGAGTGGTAATATAAATAAGTCCTTAATCATTCAGATAAGGGCTTATTTATATTTCTCTGGTTCCCAATTTATCCCGCTACTTTAGGGCAGTAACAGTCCGATTGGTGAAAATTCATGATCAGCGGGGGGATGAAGAGCCCCCCACTAGTTAAAGTTTCACTTTATCTGGTCTATAAAACAATCGATTGATTCTAACAGAAACCTCACATACCCCATTTCTTGCTCTTTTTCATACGTAACTATATACATTTCTTCTCTTTTTTCTACTTTTACATTCTTTAATTGATAATCTTCGTATACTATGTTGTGAAATAGCTCATAGGTTTCTTGCGCAGCTATATCATCTGGTCGTGCTTCAACAACTGTTTTGATTGTTAACCAGTTGTATAATGCATCTTGTATAGAATGCATGAGCTCCCCCTCCTCTTGCTTAACTTGCTTTTTGTTGTTTTGCTTGTCGCAGGCGCAGCTTATAAATTCCTAATACAAGTGCCGCTACAACAAGTCCTTCTCCAACTGGTAAGAAAACAGCAAAAAATGTGAGAACGGTGCATCCAATCGCTAACGAAGCATAAATAACAATATTTTTTAATACCGATAATTTCCTCGCAAACCCTAAATGATAAACAATGGCACTTAAAACGATAATAGTACCGTAAAGCATCCACATTCCCACTTTAGGATTCGTATCTACTTGATATAGATTTGCAAAAAAAGACATTTTCTCAAGCATCCTCTTTTCTCCCCCTACTAACAACAAAAATCGCGTTCTTCTGTTTTTTATTATATGTTCTACTACCTACTATAAGAGTACCTTGCAACAAAAATACTGTCCACCTAAAAGAGTAAATTTTCAAAAAATAAAACCTTTAAAAAAAGAGCCGTCTTTTGAAAAGACAGCTCCTTCTCTTAAGCTTCTACAGATTTTTTTCTCTTCGCAGCTTTTTCACGTTCATTTTTATCTAGAATTTTTTTGCGCAAACGAATAGATTCTGGCGTTACTTCACAATACTCATCATCATTTAAATACTCTAATGATTCTTCTAATGTCATAATGCGTGGTTTTTTCATTGTTGAAGTTTGGTCTTTTGTTGCAGAACGAATATTAGTTTGTTGCTTCATTTTTACAATGTTAACCGTTAAATCATTTTCACGTGTATGCTCTCCAACAATCATACCTGTATATACTTCTGTACCAGGTTCAACGAAGATGACACCGCGATCTTCAACTTGCATAATACCATATTGTGATGCTTTCCCTGTTTCAAGTGAAACAAGAACACCTTGACGACGTCCACCAACTTGTCCAGCATGTACTGGTTGATAGCTGTCAAATGTGTGGTTCAAAATACCATAACCACGTGTTAACGTTAAGAATTCTGTTGTATAACCAATTAATCCACGTGCTGGCACCATAAATGTTAGACGAACTTGACCATTTCCGTTATTCACCATATCTAACATTTCGCCTTTGCGAGCTCCCATAGATTCCATAATGGAACCAGTATATTCTTCTGGTACATCGATTTGCACGCGCTCTACAGGCTCACATCTCACACCATCGATTTCTTTAATAATTACTTCTGGTTTTGATACTTGTAATTCATAGCCTTCACGACGCATATTTTCAATTAAGATTGACAAATGTAATTCCCCACGGCCAGATACAATCCATGCATCAGGAGAGTCTGTATTCTCTACACGTAAACTTACATCTGTTTCTAATTGCGAGCGAAGACGCTCTTCGATTTTACGAGATGTAATATATTTCCCTTCACGACCTGCAAATGGGCTATTATTTACAAGGAACGTCATTTGTAATGTCGGCTCATCAATGCGCAATAAAGGTAGAGCTTCTTGATGGTCAATCGGACATACTGTTTCCCCAACGTTAATGTCTTCCATACCAGAAACAGCTACTAAATCGCCGGCTTTTGCTTCTTCAATTTCTTGACGTTTTAATCCCATGTAACCAAAGATTTTTGTTACGCGGAATTGCTTCACACTTCCGTCCACTTTCATTAAAGCAACTTGCTGTCCTACTTTCATTGTACCGCGGAATACACGCCCAACTCCGATACGGCCTACATAATCATTATAGTCAAGAAGAGCTACTTGGAATTGCAATGGCTCATCGCTATTATCGATTGGTGCCGGAATATGATTGATAATTGTTTCAAATAATGACTTCATATTCTCTTCTTGATTTGCTGGATTTGGATCCAAGCTTGCTGTTCCGTTCATCGCTGAAGCGAATACAACCGGAAACTCTAATTGATCTTCATTTGCACCTAGCTCAATGAATAAATCTAATACTTCATCAACAACTTCTTCCGGACGAGCAAAGTCGCGATCAATTTTGTTTACAACAACGATTGGCGTTAAGTTTTGTTCAAGTGCTTTCTTTAATACAAATCGTGTTTGTGGCATACAACCTTCATATGCATCAACAACAAGTAAAACACCATCAACCATTCGCATGATTCGTTCTACTTCACCACCGAAATCAGCGTGTCCAGGTGTATCTAAAATGTTAATTCGTTTATCTCCATAGTGAATCGCTGTATTTTTCGCTAAAATCGTAATACCGCGTTCTCTCTCTAAATCATTCGAATCCATTGCACGTTCTTCTACATGCTCATTTGCACGGAACGTTCCCGCTTGACGTAATAACTGGTCAACAAGTGTTGTTTTACCATGGTCAACGTGGGCAATAATTGCTATATTACGTAAATCTTGTCGTTTTTTCAACATGTCCAACTCCTAGTGTCTTTTTAATCCTTCTCTATTATAAGAGCGAAGAGGATATAATGGCAATCAAAATAAAATCAAGAATGAAAATATAGTTGTATTCTTACTTTTGTGAAAGTAAAATAAAAATTGGAGGGTGAAGATATGGAACACATTCAGTACCGCTTTTTATTAACAGCCATTATCGGTGTTATTTTCTTGATCGGCATCGGAATTATGATTGCTGAAAATAGCCCCATCGGTATTATTATTTGCATTATTGGTACATTTGTTACAGTTGGATACGGCTTTATAACAAAACGAAAAATGCGCAAATCACAATAACATGAAAAAGTAAGAAGCTTACTATAGCCTCTTACTTTTTTTGCTATTGTGATACAAATGGTAACAATTCATCATATACGCCTGGTTTCGCCACTAGTACACTACTTTTTTCTACAATAGAAATTGGTGTCCCAGTAAATGTTGTCACTTTGCCACCAACTTCTTCAACAATAATTTTCCCACCACCAAAATCCCAAGGAGATAACCGCGGCGTTATATAAGCATCCAACCTTCCAGTTGCCACATATACCATCTCTAATGCAGCACAACCATACGAACGTGTTCCTCTTGCCTTTTTAACAAGCTGCATCATTTTTTCCATATGAAGCAACGGGTTATCAGTAAGCCATGTCGCATTTAAAGCAACTATGCTACTTTCTAACGCTCCTTCTTGTAACAGCGGAATAGATACACCATTACAAAACGCCCCTTCCCCTTTTACAGCATGATATAACTCATCATGTACGGGATCATAGATAAGACCGATTATTCCGATACCGTTCTTATAAATACCAATCGAAATAGCAAAATTTCGTTTTTGATGAACAAAATTCATCGTACCATCAATTGGATCAATTAACCAAACAATCCCATTAGAAGAAGTGACTTCATCCCCATACCCTTCTTCCCCTAAAATATAATGTTCTGGGAATGTTTCTTTAATTTTCCCAATGAAAAATTGTTCTATTTCCCGATCCATATTCGTTACTAGATCGGCCGCATTTGACTTTGTTTCAATGATAAGGGCTTGTTTTAGCGATGCCCTTAAGCTCTCTCCTGCTTCTCGAACCCACTGTTTTGCATGTGTATCAATTTCTTTCCATACCTCTTGCATATTTTAAACACTCCGATCTATACTGTTCACAGAAAAAACGAACCCTTTATAAGGTTCGCACCAACTTAATTTTTATACATATACTATTATTACGCTTCTAAACGAATCATTTCAAGCCTTAAGGCTTCCAATTTTTGGACGCATTCTTCTTTTTTCCGATTGTCATTTTCCATCATCGCATCGTATAACGTTGCTAATTCATAATCTAACTCTAACCTTAATACCGGAATTCTTTTTTCAGCATCTGTTCTCTTTAATGCATTAATCACCTGTCTCATAGTATTTGCCTCCTCCCAATATTCGTCTGCCCTCGGACTAGAATTAACTTAATTTTCTGATTTTTTGTTTTATACTATACTATGTTGGATAAAGTATCTATGCAACAAATTTATATTTTTTTACCGATTTTTTTGTGCTGTTCTTTTTATGAATCGTACAAGCTATGCTAAAATAAAAACAAACTAGGAGTTGGAGGAACGATTATGACATTACAAACTTTTCAATCAGCTGACTTCGCTGTCTTTTCAGTTGACGGTCTTGAAAGACGCATGAATGCAATCAAAACACATATCCAGCCAAAATTAGAAACATTAGGGGAACGATTTTCCCATTACTTATCTGACCAAACTGGCGAACCTTTTTTCTATCATGTTGC
The window above is part of the Bacillus cytotoxicus NVH 391-98 genome. Proteins encoded here:
- a CDS encoding YlaH-like family protein yields the protein MLEKMSFFANLYQVDTNPKVGMWMLYGTIIVLSAIVYHLGFARKLSVLKNIVIYASLAIGCTVLTFFAVFLPVGEGLVVAALVLGIYKLRLRQAKQQKAS
- the typA gene encoding translational GTPase TypA — protein: MLKKRQDLRNIAIIAHVDHGKTTLVDQLLRQAGTFRANEHVEERAMDSNDLERERGITILAKNTAIHYGDKRINILDTPGHADFGGEVERIMRMVDGVLLVVDAYEGCMPQTRFVLKKALEQNLTPIVVVNKIDRDFARPEEVVDEVLDLFIELGANEDQLEFPVVFASAMNGTASLDPNPANQEENMKSLFETIINHIPAPIDNSDEPLQFQVALLDYNDYVGRIGVGRVFRGTMKVGQQVALMKVDGSVKQFRVTKIFGYMGLKRQEIEEAKAGDLVAVSGMEDINVGETVCPIDHQEALPLLRIDEPTLQMTFLVNNSPFAGREGKYITSRKIEERLRSQLETDVSLRVENTDSPDAWIVSGRGELHLSILIENMRREGYELQVSKPEVIIKEIDGVRCEPVERVQIDVPEEYTGSIMESMGARKGEMLDMVNNGNGQVRLTFMVPARGLIGYTTEFLTLTRGYGILNHTFDSYQPVHAGQVGGRRQGVLVSLETGKASQYGIMQVEDRGVIFVEPGTEVYTGMIVGEHTRENDLTVNIVKMKQQTNIRSATKDQTSTMKKPRIMTLEESLEYLNDDEYCEVTPESIRLRKKILDKNEREKAAKRKKSVEA
- a CDS encoding DUF5325 family protein translates to MEHIQYRFLLTAIIGVIFLIGIGIMIAENSPIGIIICIIGTFVTVGYGFITKRKMRKSQ
- a CDS encoding inositol monophosphatase family protein produces the protein MQEVWKEIDTHAKQWVREAGESLRASLKQALIIETKSNAADLVTNMDREIEQFFIGKIKETFPEHYILGEEGYGDEVTSSNGIVWLIDPIDGTMNFVHQKRNFAISIGIYKNGIGIIGLIYDPVHDELYHAVKGEGAFCNGVSIPLLQEGALESSIVALNATWLTDNPLLHMEKMMQLVKKARGTRSYGCAALEMVYVATGRLDAYITPRLSPWDFGGGKIIVEEVGGKVTTFTGTPISIVEKSSVLVAKPGVYDELLPFVSQ